The Bacteroidales bacterium region TTTGCTTCTTGTGCTTCGCCTGTTTGGTGTAATGCCTCAATCACTTTCAGTTTTAGTTTGTCAAGAACTTCGGAAGCTTTCAGTTCTTTTTTAGAGGTTCGGATAATGTCGTTAAGGAATGAAATTCCGAGCATACTCATAAACGCACCGGGAACGCCATGCCCCGTGCAATCGGCTGCTGCATAATATGTTATGTTATTTTTTTCGGCAGCCCAGTAAAAGTCACCGCTAACTATATCACGAGGTTTAAACAGAATGAAGTTATCAGGAATTATTCTGCTTATTAATTTTTCGGGCGGTAAAATTGCATGCTGAATTCGTTTTGCATACAAAATACTGTCTTCAATATCTTTTTTCTGATGTGTAATTTCATCTCGTTGTTCTTCGGCTAAATCACGTTGTGCTTTTATTTCTTCTTTTTGAGCTTCAAGTTCAATGTTTTTGTCTGTTATTTCGGCTGTACGTTCGGCAACTGTTGCTTCTAATTTTTCGTTTTGTTTTCTGAGAATTCTCATTCTCCATTTTTGAACTAACCAAAAAGCAAAAAGTATAAGAATTATTAGAGGTACAATAAACCACCATTCTAACCAAAAAGGTTTTTTTATTTCAAAATTAATACTTTGATAGTAGCTCCAAATACCGTCTTTTCCTTTTGTTCTGAATTTAAAGCTGTATTTTCCGGGAGGCAAGTAGGGGAATACTGCAATATTTTTTTTGCCTTTTGATGCGGCAAACTCATTATCTAATCCTTGCAGGTAAAATTCATATTCAACTGAATTTTCATCTTTAAAAGATAAGCCTGAAATTTCAAATGTAATATTATTTTGGTTTGAACTTAGTTTTTTCGGCATATTCAGGAATCGTTCACCGTTAATAATTATAGATTCTATTCGGCAAACAGGTGTGTATTTTTCAACTTTTTTCTTTTTTATGTCAAAAGTTGCAATTCCGTGATATGTTCCTATCCATAATGTGTTTCTTTTGTCAAGATATAAGCCGTCAACAGATATTTCGTTGCCTAATAATCCGTCTCTTGAATCAATAACAAATTCGACATTATTTGTAACTTTATTGTAGTAATTTACGCCTCTGTCTGTTCCTATCCAAAGCATATCCGGGTTCTCTGCATGTTCAATTGCGGTTACCAGCCGATTATTGTATATGGCAGGATTTACAAAATATATTGAATCGTTTTGGAATTTTGCGAGACCGTTCTGAGTTCCTACCCATAAAAAGTTTTCAAAATTATTATTGTCGGAATTAAAAACAGAATCTTGGAATAATGCCCATGTATGATAGTTTATTTCTTTAAATTTATTGAATGTTGTATCTTGAAAAATTACTAATCCGGTATTGTTTGCTCCGATTATTTTGTTTTCAAATTCAACTAATTGTGAGATTAACGCAGTTTCGGGGTTTTCAATTTTCAGAAGTTCTGAATTGAAGTTCTTTAAGTAATATACTATACCTGAATTTCCTGTTAAAAGAAATATTTCGTTATTTTTTGATATAAAAATATCATTAAGGTGAAATAATGAGTTTTTAAATTTTTTATGTTTTTTTATTCTGAGTGATTTAGGGTCGATTAAATATAGGTCTTTGCTGTCGGCAATAACAATGTCTTTATTATTTGTTTCAGTTATAACAAATGAGTTATTTTTAAGTTTTAGTTTATCGGTAAAATTTGAAATATCTCCTTTTATATAATAAACTCCGGTGCTCATTCCTACCCAAACTCTTCCGTTGTTATCTTTAAAAACAGAGTTTATTGTGCTGTTTAAATCTTTAGGGTATAGTGTTCTTAAACTTTTATTTGTAAGTTTTTGCATGCCTCCGGAAAATCCGAACCAAATATTTTCTTCGTTATCAACTAAAAATGAGTTTATTTTATGGTTAAGCATACCTATATTATGGTCATAAACAATAGGTTTTTGTTTCAGAGTAAGAAGTTGAAATATTTTAAAATCTGAAATCAGCCAAATTGAACCGTCTTTTGTTTGTTTAATATCGTTTATTTGGATATTATGTATGTTTAGAAGTTTGTTTAAGGGTATTGCTTCTTCAATGTTTTTTATTTTAATATCGGTATAATAAAATCCGCTTCGAGTAGATATCCATAGTCTGTTGTCGTTATCATAAAGGGCGAATAATGAGAATTCATTTGTAATTTTAGAGACTGTTTTATTTTTAAGAATATATAAGCCTTCTCCGGATGCAATAATAAGTTCGTTTGTTTTTTTGTTTTTAGAAATTGAGTTAACTTTTACAGGAAGGTTTTTAATTTCTTTATTCAAACAGATTTCATTGCCGGTTTTCGACAAATAATGTATGCCTTCATCTCCGAAAAATAATATTTTATCTTTGTCAATGAATATTCCTTTAAAAGATATTCCTTTAAAATAATTTTTTATTTTCTCTGTTTTTTTATCAAGAACTGAAATTCCGTTTAAACCTGCAAAGTAAATTTTTCCGTTTGAATCTTGTGCAATACTAAAAACCGAATTTCCTGTCAATCCTGTTTCCGAGTTGTATATTTTCATTTTCCGACCGTTATATTTTGCAACACCGGAATATGTTCCGAACCAAAGATATCCTTCATTGTCTTGAAAAATTGATAATACATCTTCTTGCGGCAGTCCTTTGTCTTTTCCGTAGAAAACAAAAGGGAAATAGCCTTCTTGGTATGTTTCATGCAATACGGTAAGGTAATTTTGAGCCGACTGCATTGTCATACCGGCTTGATGTTTAAAGTATTCGTCAAAAATTCCGTTTTTACGTGCATATTCAAAAAACTCAAGAATTTTTTGTCTTAATAAGGGTTGGTTTTTTTTGATTGCCCAGCCCATTTTACGAATTTCACCTATTATAAATTTTGCTTCCAGTTCGGGAAAGTCGGCTAATTTAAAAACTGAAATATTTGAGATTGTATAGTCTGCTTTACCTGATATTACATCTTTAAAAAAGTTATTACCTGTATTGTAATAATAGTTCGGAATATTATTTTGAGCCAAAGCATATTCGTAGGAAGAACCTTTTGAAGTTACACCGGTCAGGTTTTTTAAATCGTTAATTGATGTTATTTTTGAATTTTTACGACCTATTACAACCTTTGCGTTAGGTAAAAAATCAAGAATATCAACTTTTTTCAGTCGCCATTCTAAAGGGTCTATCAAATCGCAGGCAACATCAAATTCATTAAACCATTTTGGATTATATGCACTGTCTTTAATAATTACACCTTTATCATTTTCAAAATATCTTGAGAATTTCTCAGTAAATACAAATTCAGGTTTTAAACCTAAGTATTCGGCAAAACTTTCTGCAAGAAGATGATTGAATTGTTTTTTTCCTGTAGGATGGTAAACTAAGTCTCGGTCACGAAGTGCGATAATTATTTTGCCGGAGCTCATAATTTCCTCTAAATCACGAGTTTTTGCACCTTTTTTTACATTCGAATAAGAATTAATTATTTTAAGATATGTAGAGTAGTCGATGTCATATTTTTCTCTGAACAGTTCGTCTAGTTTACCGTTTCCTCTAATAGTTTCAAAGAAATTATGTATTTCATTTTTTATTCCTTCATTACCTTTCCGAACTGCCCAGCCTACACTTTGAGGTTTATTTACCGGAAATGTCAGTTTGAAATTATTATTGTTTTTTAAATAAGATAATGCCAGAAACGATACTGTTATTAAGCCGTCAACTTTACTTTCTTCAAGCAGTTTAAGAGATTCATCTTCTGATTTTGTTTTTATAAATTCAATTCCGCCTCCTACTTTATTGTTAATTAATGATATGTTAGTTTCGTATGTAGAATTTTCCAGGAAAGCAATTTTTAGCCCTTTTAAATCATCGTTACTTTTAATTTTTTTCGCAATATCTTTTCGAGTTATCAAAATATCACTGATTTGGATAATTCCGGAATAATCGAAGAATTTTTTTCGCCAGTCGAGGACATAAATTGTTCCGCATATAATATCAGCTTCTTTTAGAGCGTCAGGAGTGTAACTTACTTCGGGGTTTGTTTTATAGTCTTTCGGTATTTTTCCGTTTTTTGAAAAAACATCATCCCATTGAATTATAGTTTCGGTAAATTCAATATCAAGAAATTTTGCAAATTCTTGTGCCGCAGTATAATTTACGGTATTTCTCCAGCTTTCGGTAAATGCAATATTAATTTTGCCTTCTTTTTTAATTTTCTTTAATGTTTGAGAATACAGAAAAAAAGGACTCAGTATTGTTATTAATAATATTGCAATTTTTTTCATTTTATTTTGGTGTATTGATAATTCAAATTTTACAAGAAAACAGATTAAATTTATCTATTTTAAAAAATGAAAAAAGTATCAATTTTTTGATACTTTAAGAGATGTTATTTTCAAATATTTTTTCTATCTGCTCTTCTGTTTTAAGTAATTTTGATTTACAAGTTTCCAATAAAACAGAAACTCTTTTTACTTTATCAGATAAACTGTCTATTTCAACATCACTGTTTTCAATTTCGTTTAAAATATCCTCAATCTCTTGAACGGCATCGTTATAGGAAATGTTTTTTTTTGCCATATCTTTATTCTTCAAACGGAATCATATTAATTTCAAGACCTGTATCTAACATGTAGTCTTCAATATCTTCTTCCATGTCAATGTCATCTTCATCATAGTGCCAATTAATGGTAATTTCACCTCCGTCTTCCTCGTAATCTTTTAAAATATTTAATAAATCGAGAATGCTTCTTGAAGTACTTGTGTTAAAATAAGTCAACTTTATTTCAAATGTTAAAGGATTTTTCACTTCTGTTGTATATTCTTCTAACCACTGTACTAAGGGGTCGTAAAACTCTATTGTGTCTTCGAGAAATGATTCTCCTGATAACAAGCAAACACCTGTTTCTGCATTAAAATCGACTGTCGGTATAAAAAAGTTAGTGTGAGATCCTTCAATATATATGTTTTCCATTTTAATTCTGTTTATTTAATTATTTATCTACTTTAACGGCTAATGAGAAATATGAAGTATTTTCATCAATCGGGTTTATTTCAATATCTAAGGGATTTCCTGATGTGAGAGCAACGGTAATTAATCCTATATTAGGACTTTGTTTTTCTGTTAAATTATCTCTTCTTACATTTCTTTTGTATTCTCTTAATTCTTCATGGTCAAGTTCATTAATGTTTTTGCTGTTTTCCAAAACAGGAATAAGGTGTTCATTTTTAATAGGATTTCCGGTAACAAGGGTAAAGTTTTTAATTGTTTCTTTAAGAATTATTGTTCCTGCACCTACTTCTTTTCCGCTTTTAAGCTTAATTTTCTCTGAAGAATAATTTGAAATGTTTTCAGCAAGTTCAAAAAATATTTTAAACAATTTTTTTGTTGCTTTTTCTGAAAGAACATTTACAACATGAATATAATCAGCCAGAAAGGTTATTATTTTTCCGTCAACAGGACCTTTATAAGAGATCTTTATTTCTTCCGAGAAAAGACTTTGTCCCAAACTTAATTTTTTATTTATTGTTGTCATTTTTCTTGTTGTTTATTAATTTTTACTGCAACTACATAAAATGATTTTGAAGAGTCCATTTCAATAAAGGCGATATCCAGCGGATTTCTAGATAGTAAAGCTGCCTGAACTAAACCGATGTTCCCTGTTCCTCTTTTTCCGGCAGGCAGTTTTCTTAATTCTCTTTTATAGGCTCTTAAGCCTTCTCTGTCATAAGAATTAATTTTTCTGCATTTATCCGATAAAATTTCTTTATGTTTTTCATTAATAGGGTTTCCTAATATAAAATAGTAATAGTCTTCAAAACTTTGGATAATAAATGTTCCTACACCTGAATTTTCTCCTTTTTTTGTATGTTCTTTTTCTTCCGAATAATAAGAAACATTTTGAGCCAGTTCAATAAAAACCTTAAAGATTGTTTTATTAAGGCTTTTATTAGCAGAAATTGAATGTTCAATGTTTTTGCCGAACATAGATAAAACCTGTCCGTCAAAAGGTCCTGTGTATGACATTAATACATTTTTTCCTGATAATCTTGTAAAAATACTTTCACTTTCATTCATAACAGTAATTAATTTCTTAAGTGACTATAATTACATTCAAAAAACAAATTTAAAAAAAAACTTATACTAAACAAAATTAGAGACTTTTATAATTAACATAATATTAAAAAACAATGAAATGTTTTTATAAAAATCAACTGCTTTTTTTAATAATTTAATTGTTATAATGAATAAGGTTTTACTTTTGTAAAATTTATCTGAAAAAATAATGCCAAAAAACAGCTCAAATATAAATTTACAATCAAATCGAAACAAATTTATTGCACAAGGATTCTTTTTAGCTGCTGCAATTTCAATTGCTGATACATCAACTGTTTTACCTTTGATTGTTGATTATTTTAAGGGAAATGAGGTTTTAGTAGGTGTTCTTTCTTCGCTTATGAAAGGAGGGGCAATTGTTATGCAATTATGGACGGCATTTAAAGCACAAGAACGCGGGAATGTATTAGGCTCGCTGAGAAAAGTGTTTATTTTCAGGTTTTTAACATGGTTTAGTGTCGGACTGTCAATTTTGTTTTTTGCCGGTTTCGGAAATATCTTAGTTCTACTTTTAATAAGTTTATTTTTATTTCTGTTTTCGTTCTCAGCAGGTGTAGGGGTTATTTATTACCAAGAATTGCTCGGAAAATCTTTCACTAAAAAATACAGAGGTAAAGCTATTGCGTATAAACAAATTGCTTCCGGAACAGCCGGGATAATAAGCGGCGGAATATCCGGGCTTATTTTAGAGTTCTTTTCTGAACCTGTCAGTTTTTCTTTATTATTTATTATTAGCGGTGTAATAATGGCTTTCGGGTTCGTTATATTTTGGAAATTTAAAGAAACAGAAAAAATAGAAACATCAATAAGGGAAAAAAACTTTGGATTATTTTTAAAAAATGCAGGAAAAGTTTTGAAAAGTGACCGAAACTTACAAATTCAAATTTTAAGCAGATTTTTATCTTATGCTTTATTTCTGGTTTTTCCGTTTATAATATTAAATGCAAAAGATGAACCGGGAATTTCAGGTAAAGATATCGGAATAATTATTTCGTTACAAATGGCAGGTGCGGTTGCAGGAAACTTTTTATGGGCATTTCTTGCATCAAAAAATATTAATCGTTGCATTATTATAATATCATTTATGCTTTCGATGATTGCAATAAGTTCAATCTTTTTTGCATCAAATATTTATGTTTATTATGCTGTTTATTTTATTTTCGGGGCTGCGATTGACGGTTTCAGGTTAGCATTCAGTAATTTGATTTTAATTATTGCACCTGACGAAAAAAGACCGGTTTATATTGCCGTTCAAAATAATTTATCATCTTTGGGTTTGTTTTTTGCAATACCGGGAGGTTTTATATTGAAGTATTACAGTTTTGATATTTTGTCAGTTATGGCACTTTTGTTATTGCTTGCAGGTTTATTTTTAAGTTTTTTATTGAAAAAACAGTAATTTAAATTTTATGATTTTTTCCCCGTATGGAGCCGCTTAAAAAGTTATATAATAAGTACGGATTTCAAATTAATTCAATTAAATATATTGAAGCAGGAGACACTTATATCGCCGTTATGTTAAATTCCGGGCTTATAGGACTGTCGGCTAACTTAATGAATATAAAAACCCTAAATGTTGATGAATTAGTAAATATTGATTTTAATAATTATAAACATCGTAATGTTTTAAATGCATATTACAACGCAATGCTTAATAATACAGAAGAAAACTTTATTAATATTGATATTTTTGACTTTATTAACTTTTCGGAATATTCAAAAATTGTAATGGTCGGTTTTTCTGAACCGATGTACCGGAAGTTAAAATTACATAATATACGTTTAACTGTTTTTGATAAATCAATCAGCTCAAAAGATAATTCAATAATAACTAATATTAAAGAACAAAAAAAACATTTACAAAATGCCGATATTGTAATTCTTACATCAACGTCAGTTATGAATAATACATTTTGTAATATTATTGAATATACAGATAATGATTGTGATATTTTTATGTTCGGAGCTTCAACATTAATGAATAAATTTATGTTTAAATATCCTAAAATTAAAGGTTT contains the following coding sequences:
- a CDS encoding transporter substrate-binding domain-containing protein, with protein sequence MKKIAILLITILSPFFLYSQTLKKIKKEGKINIAFTESWRNTVNYTAAQEFAKFLDIEFTETIIQWDDVFSKNGKIPKDYKTNPEVSYTPDALKEADIICGTIYVLDWRKKFFDYSGIIQISDILITRKDIAKKIKSNDDLKGLKIAFLENSTYETNISLINNKVGGGIEFIKTKSEDESLKLLEESKVDGLITVSFLALSYLKNNNNFKLTFPVNKPQSVGWAVRKGNEGIKNEIHNFFETIRGNGKLDELFREKYDIDYSTYLKIINSYSNVKKGAKTRDLEEIMSSGKIIIALRDRDLVYHPTGKKQFNHLLAESFAEYLGLKPEFVFTEKFSRYFENDKGVIIKDSAYNPKWFNEFDVACDLIDPLEWRLKKVDILDFLPNAKVVIGRKNSKITSINDLKNLTGVTSKGSSYEYALAQNNIPNYYYNTGNNFFKDVISGKADYTISNISVFKLADFPELEAKFIIGEIRKMGWAIKKNQPLLRQKILEFFEYARKNGIFDEYFKHQAGMTMQSAQNYLTVLHETYQEGYFPFVFYGKDKGLPQEDVLSIFQDNEGYLWFGTYSGVAKYNGRKMKIYNSETGLTGNSVFSIAQDSNGKIYFAGLNGISVLDKKTEKIKNYFKGISFKGIFIDKDKILFFGDEGIHYLSKTGNEICLNKEIKNLPVKVNSISKNKKTNELIIASGEGLYILKNKTVSKITNEFSLFALYDNDNRLWISTRSGFYYTDIKIKNIEEAIPLNKLLNIHNIQINDIKQTKDGSIWLISDFKIFQLLTLKQKPIVYDHNIGMLNHKINSFLVDNEENIWFGFSGGMQKLTNKSLRTLYPKDLNSTINSVFKDNNGRVWVGMSTGVYYIKGDISNFTDKLKLKNNSFVITETNNKDIVIADSKDLYLIDPKSLRIKKHKKFKNSLFHLNDIFISKNNEIFLLTGNSGIVYYLKNFNSELLKIENPETALISQLVEFENKIIGANNTGLVIFQDTTFNKFKEINYHTWALFQDSVFNSDNNNFENFLWVGTQNGLAKFQNDSIYFVNPAIYNNRLVTAIEHAENPDMLWIGTDRGVNYYNKVTNNVEFVIDSRDGLLGNEISVDGLYLDKRNTLWIGTYHGIATFDIKKKKVEKYTPVCRIESIIINGERFLNMPKKLSSNQNNITFEISGLSFKDENSVEYEFYLQGLDNEFAASKGKKNIAVFPYLPPGKYSFKFRTKGKDGIWSYYQSINFEIKKPFWLEWWFIVPLIILILFAFWLVQKWRMRILRKQNEKLEATVAERTAEITDKNIELEAQKEEIKAQRDLAEEQRDEITHQKKDIEDSILYAKRIQHAILPPEKLISRIIPDNFILFKPRDIVSGDFYWAAEKNNITYYAAADCTGHGVPGAFMSMLGISFLNDIIRTSKKELKASEVLDKLKLKVIEALHQTGEAQEAKDGMDIALCKITPGKNTVEFAGAFNPLYIVRNDEIIIYDADRMPIGIYDFDIAQDFTNNVIELQKGDALYTFSDGYADQFGGPRDKKFMTGRFKKMLLSIQDKTMEEQRKHLNETIERWMADYEQIDDILVIGAKF
- the xseB gene encoding exodeoxyribonuclease VII small subunit, whose translation is MAKKNISYNDAVQEIEDILNEIENSDVEIDSLSDKVKRVSVLLETCKSKLLKTEEQIEKIFENNIS
- a CDS encoding DUF1987 domain-containing protein, with amino-acid sequence MENIYIEGSHTNFFIPTVDFNAETGVCLLSGESFLEDTIEFYDPLVQWLEEYTTEVKNPLTFEIKLTYFNTSTSRSILDLLNILKDYEEDGGEITINWHYDEDDIDMEEDIEDYMLDTGLEINMIPFEE
- a CDS encoding SiaB family protein kinase, which gives rise to MTTINKKLSLGQSLFSEEIKISYKGPVDGKIITFLADYIHVVNVLSEKATKKLFKIFFELAENISNYSSEKIKLKSGKEVGAGTIILKETIKNFTLVTGNPIKNEHLIPVLENSKNINELDHEELREYKRNVRRDNLTEKQSPNIGLITVALTSGNPLDIEINPIDENTSYFSLAVKVDK
- a CDS encoding SiaB family protein kinase, which codes for MNESESIFTRLSGKNVLMSYTGPFDGQVLSMFGKNIEHSISANKSLNKTIFKVFIELAQNVSYYSEEKEHTKKGENSGVGTFIIQSFEDYYYFILGNPINEKHKEILSDKCRKINSYDREGLRAYKRELRKLPAGKRGTGNIGLVQAALLSRNPLDIAFIEMDSSKSFYVVAVKINKQQEK
- a CDS encoding MFS transporter, with protein sequence MPKNSSNINLQSNRNKFIAQGFFLAAAISIADTSTVLPLIVDYFKGNEVLVGVLSSLMKGGAIVMQLWTAFKAQERGNVLGSLRKVFIFRFLTWFSVGLSILFFAGFGNILVLLLISLFLFLFSFSAGVGVIYYQELLGKSFTKKYRGKAIAYKQIASGTAGIISGGISGLILEFFSEPVSFSLLFIISGVIMAFGFVIFWKFKETEKIETSIREKNFGLFLKNAGKVLKSDRNLQIQILSRFLSYALFLVFPFIILNAKDEPGISGKDIGIIISLQMAGAVAGNFLWAFLASKNINRCIIIISFMLSMIAISSIFFASNIYVYYAVYFIFGAAIDGFRLAFSNLILIIAPDEKRPVYIAVQNNLSSLGLFFAIPGGFILKYYSFDILSVMALLLLLAGLFLSFLLKKQ